The Candidatus Hydrogenedens sp. genome has a window encoding:
- a CDS encoding FAD-binding oxidoreductase: protein MLIQAEKKKLSGWGRYSFPESYVFRPEKWKTLDAVLKDDRIPDFLARGLGRSYGDTALNEGGALVNMVRLNRFLNWNEEDGVLECEGGVTLKEILEVFLPRGWMPYVCPGTKFVTVGGAIANDIHGKNHHEEGSFGNHVLSLDLIIGDGSVVRCSRDENADLFWATIGGIGMTGIIRTAKIRLKKVRTAYFHVDYYQARNLDDLLEKMKDYDVKYPYTVAWLDCLAQKESMGRGILMGGRLAEVEDLPPRWKNAPLTPKRKRDITVPFDAPSWALSQRTVGIFNSWYYDLNKTRYEITPLEKFFFPLDRILEWNRMYGKTGFVQYQVVFPGSDIKGLKILLEQLVSSQRASFLTVLKRFGPGNEGLLSFPMEGYTLALDIPNHAGLVNFIEDLNLIVLRYGGRLYLAKDQLMSDSMFRETYPHWIQFQEIKTKYDPGFRFSSTMARRIGLIPERRRAPIC, encoded by the coding sequence ATGTTAATCCAAGCAGAAAAAAAGAAATTAAGTGGTTGGGGGAGATATTCTTTCCCTGAAAGTTATGTCTTTCGACCTGAGAAATGGAAAACCTTAGATGCGGTATTAAAAGATGACCGTATCCCGGATTTTCTCGCGAGAGGTTTGGGAAGAAGTTATGGAGATACCGCCCTGAATGAAGGAGGGGCTCTGGTCAATATGGTGCGATTAAACCGATTTCTTAACTGGAATGAGGAAGATGGCGTTCTGGAATGTGAAGGAGGGGTTACCTTAAAAGAAATTCTGGAAGTTTTTTTGCCTCGTGGCTGGATGCCGTATGTATGTCCGGGGACAAAATTTGTTACTGTGGGAGGTGCTATAGCGAACGATATTCATGGGAAAAATCATCATGAGGAAGGTAGTTTTGGAAATCATGTTTTATCCTTGGATTTGATAATAGGGGATGGAAGCGTTGTCCGTTGTAGTCGAGATGAGAATGCGGATTTGTTCTGGGCAACTATTGGTGGAATTGGGATGACAGGGATTATCCGAACAGCCAAAATTCGTTTAAAGAAAGTTAGAACGGCTTATTTCCATGTAGATTATTATCAGGCAAGAAATTTAGATGATTTGCTGGAGAAAATGAAGGACTATGATGTTAAGTATCCTTATACAGTAGCGTGGTTAGATTGCCTTGCCCAAAAAGAAAGTATGGGTAGAGGAATACTGATGGGAGGACGTCTGGCTGAAGTAGAGGATTTGCCTCCCCGCTGGAAAAATGCACCTTTGACACCTAAAAGAAAAAGGGATATAACGGTTCCTTTTGATGCTCCATCATGGGCTTTAAGCCAACGAACGGTAGGTATTTTCAATTCCTGGTATTATGATTTAAACAAGACCCGCTATGAAATTACGCCCTTAGAAAAATTCTTTTTCCCATTAGACCGTATTCTGGAATGGAACCGTATGTATGGGAAAACAGGATTTGTGCAATATCAGGTAGTTTTCCCGGGGAGTGACATAAAGGGATTAAAAATATTATTGGAACAGTTGGTATCCTCACAACGGGCGTCTTTCTTAACTGTTTTGAAACGGTTTGGTCCCGGAAATGAAGGATTATTGTCGTTCCCTATGGAGGGATATACCTTGGCTTTAGATATACCCAATCATGCGGGCCTGGTAAATTTTATTGAGGATTTAAATCTAATCGTTTTGAGATATGGGGGAAGACTTTACCTTGCCAAAGACCAATTAATGTCGGACAGTATGTTTCGAGAAACTTATCCCCACTGGATACAATTTCAAGAGATTAAGACGAAATATGACCCCGGTTTTCGTTTTTCATCTACGATGGCACGAAGAATAGGACTTATTCCAGAACGGAGGAGGGCTCCTATATGTTAG
- a CDS encoding SDR family oxidoreductase, with the protein MLDINEMKPTSKSVLVLGSVSAVGKAIAHEFAKEGYSLLLADIETEENERMAKDIQIRYRVYCDTLFFDAGDIDSHPAFLDKVVEKINGLPEGLVICFGYMPVQQEGQKDFKLIKRTIDINFTGAVSILERVIGRFEERNHGFAIIISSVAGDRGRKSNYIYSSTKGALTRYMEGLQHRLSSTKVHVLLVKPGFMDTAMTYGLNLPQRLLASPEEAGRMIHKAWKRKKHVVYVKWFWKYIMLIIQHLPRFVFHRTQL; encoded by the coding sequence ATGTTAGATATTAATGAAATGAAACCAACTTCCAAATCGGTGCTTGTTTTAGGTAGTGTTTCCGCTGTAGGAAAAGCCATAGCCCATGAGTTTGCAAAAGAAGGTTATTCGTTATTGCTTGCAGATATAGAGACGGAAGAAAACGAACGAATGGCAAAGGATATTCAGATTCGCTACCGCGTTTATTGTGATACCTTATTTTTTGATGCAGGTGATATAGATTCTCACCCGGCTTTTTTGGATAAGGTCGTTGAAAAAATAAATGGCTTACCGGAAGGTCTGGTAATTTGTTTCGGATATATGCCTGTCCAACAAGAAGGACAAAAAGATTTTAAACTTATTAAAAGAACTATTGATATTAATTTTACAGGCGCGGTATCCATTCTGGAACGGGTTATTGGCAGGTTTGAAGAGAGAAATCATGGATTTGCCATTATCATCTCTTCTGTTGCTGGAGATAGAGGTCGTAAAAGTAATTATATTTACAGTTCTACCAAAGGGGCATTGACACGATATATGGAAGGTTTGCAACATCGGTTGAGTTCGACAAAAGTGCATGTATTGCTTGTAAAACCGGGATTTATGGATACGGCCATGACCTATGGCTTAAATTTGCCTCAAAGACTTCTGGCAAGTCCGGAAGAAGCAGGGCGAATGATTCACAAGGCATGGAAACGAAAGAAGCATGTTGTATATGTGAAATGGTTCTGGAAATACATTATGCTTATCATTCAGCATTTGCCCCGATTTGTTTTCCACCGCACGCAATTGTAA
- a CDS encoding decaprenyl-phosphate phosphoribosyltransferase, with protein MKVLMLLIKTLRVYQWTKNFLVFAAIIFAGELLNLEAIKLSIIAFFSFCFSASSAYILNDIIDVEKDRLHPEKSRRPIPSGDVSIPLAFFLTFILLVISLTLGYSLGIKFIAILLVYIFLTVSYSLLWKKFFLVDVLILAMGFVTRAIAGAVAINVVFSNWLIICTLFLALFLGLGKRRGELLLLKDDAENHRAVLVFYTVEYLDQLLLIVSGGALITFTIYTCSPEVIARLHTDKLYLSLPFVIYGLFRYLYLVRYQGEGSDPSKVLLSDKPIILCVILWALTNVCIIYGERIFHLFYT; from the coding sequence ATGAAGGTTCTTATGTTGCTTATAAAAACATTGAGAGTATATCAATGGACGAAAAATTTTCTGGTATTTGCTGCGATAATCTTTGCGGGCGAGTTGCTGAATTTAGAGGCGATTAAACTTTCGATAATAGCCTTTTTTTCTTTTTGTTTTTCTGCGAGTTCCGCTTATATTTTGAATGACATTATTGATGTGGAGAAAGACCGCCTTCATCCAGAGAAATCACGACGACCTATCCCCAGTGGAGATGTAAGCATCCCGCTGGCCTTTTTCCTCACTTTCATTTTGTTGGTAATTTCACTTACATTAGGTTACTCATTAGGTATAAAATTTATTGCAATTCTTTTAGTGTATATCTTTCTAACAGTGAGTTATTCGTTGTTGTGGAAAAAGTTTTTTCTGGTAGATGTGCTAATTTTAGCAATGGGTTTTGTAACAAGGGCTATAGCAGGTGCCGTGGCAATAAATGTGGTATTTTCAAACTGGTTGATAATATGCACCTTATTTTTAGCGTTGTTTTTGGGGTTAGGAAAAAGAAGAGGTGAATTACTTTTGTTAAAAGATGATGCAGAAAATCATCGTGCCGTTCTTGTGTTTTATACGGTGGAGTATTTAGACCAATTATTGCTCATTGTTTCTGGTGGTGCTTTAATTACTTTTACAATTTACACATGTTCCCCGGAAGTAATTGCTCGATTGCATACCGATAAATTATATTTAAGTTTACCCTTTGTCATTTATGGCTTGTTCCGCTATCTTTATTTAGTTCGTTATCAAGGGGAAGGTTCTGACCCCAGCAAGGTATTATTGTCCGACAAACCAATTATACTCTGTGTAATCTTGTGGGCATTGACGAATGTTTGCATTATCTATGGAGAGCGTATTTTTCATTTATTCTATACCTAA